In Bos mutus isolate GX-2022 chromosome 10, NWIPB_WYAK_1.1, whole genome shotgun sequence, a single window of DNA contains:
- the SYNDIG1L gene encoding synapse differentiation-inducing gene protein 1-like: MESLSELQNPLLPRSPTHLHGPYPYPEASPAWPCREKIYSYLLGGAGPAHAHQLLDPGSLQLAVEAWYRPSCLLGRDKVKEPRAGSCETSFTEGREPPAGPTERSTEPGQAEEDVAIQTVSYGVQEEFQGQEGDPEEEESDATSTESESEDNFLTLPPRDHLGLTIFSMLCCFWPLGIAAFYFSQGTSKAISKGDFRLANTTSRRALFLATLSIAVGAGLYVAVVVALAAYMSQNGHS; the protein is encoded by the exons ATGGAGAGTCTGAGTGAGCTACAGAACCCACTGCTGCCTCGGAGCCCCACGCACCTCCATGGCCCCTACCCCTACCCCGAGGCTTCTCCCGCCTGGCCGTGCCGGGAGAAGATCTATTCCTACCTCCTGGGAGGTGCTGGCCCTGCGCATGCCCACCAGCTCCTGGACCCCGGGTCCCTGCAGCTGGCCGTGGAGGCCTGGTACAGGCCCAGCTGCCTCCTGGGGAGAGACAAGGTCAAGGAGCCCAGGGCAGGCAGCTGTGAGACCAGCTTCACAGAGGGCAGGGAGCCCCCAGCTGGGCCTACGGAGCGGTCCACGGAACCTGGCCAAGCGGAAGAGGATGTTGCCATCCAGACTGTGTCCTATGGGGTTCAAGAGGAGTTCCAAGGCCAAGAGGGTGACCCGGAGGAAGAAGAG AGTGATGCCACATCGacagagagtgaaagtgaagacaacTTCCTTACGCTGCCTCCCAGGGACCACCTGGGTCTCACCATCTTCTCCATGCTCTGCTGCTTCTGGCCCCTGGGCATCGCCGCCTTCTACTTCTCCCAGGGG ACCAGCAAGGCCATCTCCAAGGGGGACTTCCGCCTGGCCAATACCACCTCCCGCCGGGCCCTCTTCCTGGCGACACTCTCCATTGCTGTGGGGGCTGGTCTCTATGTAGCCGTGGTGGTGGCCCTGGCAGCTTATATGTCCCAGAATGGCCACAGCTAG